The following DNA comes from Haloferax mediterranei ATCC 33500.
AGTGTTCGAACCAACGTCCGTCTCAAGGTCAGAGTCAATATTCGTCATAGCGGCCACTCCTCCTGTCTCCACGCAGCATCCCAGAAGAGGTACTCGTACTGTGCAGAGGTGCGGAACAGCTCTCGATAGCGTTCACGAGTTGTTGGCGTCGCGTCTGCAGCCACATCGTTCATGAGCGTTTTGCACCACTCGGTGAGTTCCGTGAACTCGTCGCTGGCGTACATCTCGACCCATGCAGCGTACTGCTCGTGGTCCGGAACACCTTCAGCAGCGAGGCGTCGACCCGTCTCGTTGAATCCCCACATGCAGGGAAGCAGTGCAGCGACGATATCTCCGAACGTGCCGTGTGTGGCTGTTCGAATGAGGAAATCAGTGTATGCACGGGTCGTCGGCGAGGGTGTCGTCGCTTCGAGGTCATCTATGTCGATACCGAACTCGGCGGCGTAACTCCGGTGTAGGTCCATCTCTTCGTTGACGGTTGATTCGAGGAGAGAGGCGAACGTCCCCATCGAATCGAGCGTCGGCGCTTTCGACGCACCGAGTGCGAAGAGGCGACTGTACTCGACGAGGTAGACGTAATCCTGTCGGACCCAGTACCTGAAAGGCCCCTCGTCGAGGGTCCCTGAACCGAGCTGTTCGACCATCGGGTGATCAACGATAGCCGACCAGAACTCGTCGGCTTCGTCGTGAATGTTGTCTGTGAACGCCATGGGAAGTAGTCGATGAATGTGCTGAAAAGAATTATGATAGAGTTGTATTACTTGGTTATTTCATTCAGAATAGCTCAGCTTTTTCTTGAAATATTGCTAATAATACAATAATTTCTTGAGATATTAGTTCTATAACGACAATC
Coding sequences within:
- the tenA gene encoding thiaminase II, with amino-acid sequence MAFTDNIHDEADEFWSAIVDHPMVEQLGSGTLDEGPFRYWVRQDYVYLVEYSRLFALGASKAPTLDSMGTFASLLESTVNEEMDLHRSYAAEFGIDIDDLEATTPSPTTRAYTDFLIRTATHGTFGDIVAALLPCMWGFNETGRRLAAEGVPDHEQYAAWVEMYASDEFTELTEWCKTLMNDVAADATPTTRERYRELFRTSAQYEYLFWDAAWRQEEWPL